The following are encoded in a window of Bacillus sp. SORGH_AS_0510 genomic DNA:
- a CDS encoding amino acid ABC transporter substrate-binding protein, with translation MKRLTVLFALLLSFMFVLSACGKDENADKKKENKTAEKADGDVLKKIKDNGTITIGTEGTYPPFTFHDTNGKLTGFDVELAEEVAKRLGVKAEFKETQWDAMFAGLDAKRFDMIANEVGIRPDRQEKYDFSDPYITSSAVLIVSKDNDKVKSFEDIKGLNSAQSLTSNYADIAKKYGANLVGVEGFQQSIELLGQKRVDATVNDKLTFLDFKKSKPDAPVKIAATSDDASTSGFMFRKNSGALVDEVNKALKDIVDDGTYKKISEKWFGEDVLK, from the coding sequence TTGAAAAGATTAACTGTACTATTTGCACTCTTATTAAGCTTTATGTTTGTTCTATCAGCATGTGGTAAAGATGAAAATGCTGATAAGAAAAAAGAGAACAAAACAGCTGAAAAAGCTGATGGGGATGTTTTGAAAAAAATCAAAGATAACGGCACGATTACCATTGGAACAGAGGGTACATACCCACCATTCACATTCCATGATACAAATGGAAAATTAACAGGATTTGATGTCGAGCTTGCTGAAGAAGTAGCGAAGCGTCTAGGTGTGAAGGCCGAATTCAAAGAGACACAATGGGATGCTATGTTCGCAGGACTTGATGCCAAGCGATTTGATATGATTGCGAACGAAGTGGGAATTCGTCCAGATCGTCAAGAAAAGTATGATTTCTCAGATCCTTACATTACGTCATCTGCTGTATTAATCGTAAGCAAGGATAACGATAAAGTAAAAAGCTTTGAAGATATTAAGGGGTTAAACTCTGCGCAATCTTTGACAAGTAATTACGCTGATATCGCTAAGAAATACGGTGCGAATCTTGTTGGGGTTGAAGGATTCCAACAATCAATCGAGTTGCTTGGACAAAAACGTGTCGATGCAACGGTCAATGACAAGTTAACGTTTTTAGATTTCAAAAAGAGTAAGCCAGATGCCCCGGTTAAGATTGCGGCAACAAGTGACGATGCGTCGACGAGTGGCTTTATGTTTAGAAAAAATAGCGGTGCCCTTGTAGATGAAGTCAACAAAGCGTTAAAAGATATTGTTGATGATGGCACATACAAAAAAATCTCAGAGAAATGGTTTGGTGAAGATGTACTTAAATAG